The bacterium genome contains a region encoding:
- the nuoK gene encoding NADH-quinone oxidoreductase subunit NuoK, whose amino-acid sequence MTSLSSYLALAAVLFLCGAFGLMERRNLVGLLISIELMLNAASINFMAFNHFLFPGTVTGQIMTLFVIGLAAAEATLFLAIVFAVYRHYRSINVERVDHLRG is encoded by the coding sequence GTGACCTCACTTTCCTCTTATCTGGCGCTCGCGGCCGTACTTTTCCTTTGCGGCGCCTTCGGTCTAATGGAGCGGCGCAATCTGGTCGGACTGCTGATTTCGATTGAGCTGATGCTCAATGCGGCCAGCATCAATTTCATGGCATTCAATCATTTTCTTTTCCCGGGCACCGTCACCGGTCAGATCATGACCCTCTTCGTGATCGGGCTTGCGGCGGCGGAAGCGACGCTGTTTCTGGCGATCGTGTTCGCGGTCTATCGCCACTACCGCTCGATCAATGTCGAGCGCGTGGATCATCTGCGAGGCTAA
- a CDS encoding NADH-quinone oxidoreductase subunit L — MSDSTMIQLGIATVLSPLISFALIVAFGLRRAVIGKAIALTGATVSLIGASAMLWSVNEATFRVEAAWSWLFNDPTKFNIGLLLDPLSLVMLWVVAVVAWLVQWYSLSYMEEDERQGKFFAFISLFCFAMMGFTVAPNLLQSFMCWELVGLGSYLLIGFWNHLPSAATAARKAFVVTRLGDLGFFAALLLAWTGLGTLGFGALSDPALASKWQMSFAGADYGVWISWALFLAVMGKSAQFPLYGWLPDAMEGPTPVSALIHAATMVAAGVYLLARMGFLLVIGSEATATAWHALAVIAMITALMSGAVAVVQSDIKRVFAYSTISQLGYMIVGIGTGAVVAGMMHLFTHAFFKALLFLTAGAFIHAAHTNSITDIARAGGAKLKLPMIGLVAGSLALMGFFPFAGFYSKDAILEHLVVEHNYVLLTMALIGVFVTAYYTARVIFLMLTVPADHKHDAHDDHGHHHLHVGTWMKLPLAVLAVGSLVAGNVWMLRVEHWFNVPHVEHGNLALIVAAVSTLVAALGAFYSARVFYWRTAADPLATMTGLARTLREKWYLDDAYGAIVHKFYLPLTALLQKFELAVIKGALDGIGFGSMRIARSLATVQTGEVQHYVRVSFVVVAAVVIILMSR, encoded by the coding sequence ATGAGTGACTCTACAATGATTCAACTCGGCATCGCGACTGTCCTCTCGCCGCTGATCTCGTTTGCCTTGATCGTCGCGTTCGGCTTGCGCCGTGCGGTGATTGGCAAGGCCATCGCTCTGACGGGCGCGACCGTGAGCTTGATCGGCGCAAGCGCGATGCTCTGGAGTGTGAATGAAGCCACCTTCCGAGTCGAAGCGGCGTGGTCGTGGCTGTTCAATGACCCAACGAAATTCAATATCGGCCTCTTGCTCGATCCGCTGTCGCTGGTGATGCTATGGGTGGTTGCGGTGGTGGCCTGGCTGGTCCAGTGGTATTCCCTCTCTTATATGGAGGAGGACGAACGGCAGGGCAAGTTCTTCGCGTTCATCTCGCTGTTCTGCTTTGCCATGATGGGATTCACCGTCGCGCCGAATCTCCTGCAGTCGTTCATGTGTTGGGAACTGGTCGGTCTCGGCTCCTATCTGTTGATCGGTTTTTGGAATCATCTGCCGTCCGCCGCGACGGCCGCGCGCAAGGCCTTCGTGGTCACACGCCTTGGCGATTTGGGCTTCTTCGCGGCGCTGTTGTTGGCGTGGACGGGCTTGGGAACGCTGGGATTTGGCGCACTGAGCGACCCGGCGCTGGCGAGCAAATGGCAGATGAGCTTCGCCGGTGCGGACTACGGTGTGTGGATTTCGTGGGCGTTGTTTCTCGCGGTGATGGGCAAAAGCGCGCAGTTTCCACTCTACGGCTGGCTGCCGGACGCGATGGAAGGCCCGACGCCAGTCAGCGCGCTGATTCACGCCGCGACGATGGTTGCCGCCGGTGTTTACCTACTGGCGCGCATGGGCTTCCTGCTGGTGATCGGCAGCGAGGCCACGGCCACAGCCTGGCACGCGCTGGCGGTGATTGCCATGATCACGGCCCTGATGAGCGGCGCGGTGGCAGTTGTCCAAAGCGATATAAAGCGCGTTTTCGCCTATTCCACGATCAGCCAACTTGGCTACATGATCGTCGGGATCGGCACGGGCGCGGTCGTCGCGGGCATGATGCATCTGTTTACCCACGCATTTTTCAAAGCGCTGCTGTTCTTGACGGCCGGCGCATTTATTCACGCGGCGCATACCAACTCGATCACCGACATTGCTCGAGCCGGTGGAGCGAAGCTCAAGCTGCCGATGATCGGCCTGGTGGCCGGATCGCTGGCTCTGATGGGATTCTTCCCGTTCGCGGGTTTCTACAGCAAGGACGCGATTCTCGAGCACCTTGTCGTCGAACATAACTATGTTCTGCTGACGATGGCGTTGATCGGTGTGTTTGTAACGGCCTATTACACGGCGCGCGTCATTTTCCTGATGCTCACAGTGCCCGCGGATCACAAGCACGACGCGCACGACGATCATGGCCATCATCATTTGCATGTCGGAACGTGGATGAAGCTGCCGCTGGCGGTGCTGGCCGTTGGTTCGTTAGTCGCGGGCAATGTCTGGATGCTCCGCGTCGAGCACTGGTTCAATGTACCGCACGTCGAGCATGGCAACCTTGCTCTGATTGTCGCAGCCGTTTCGACGCTGGTCGCAGCCCTTGGCGCATTCTATTCGGCACGGGTCTTCTACTGGCGTACGGCCGCGGATCCGCTGGCGACGATGACCGGTCTGGCCCGCACGCTTCGCGAAAAGTGGTACCTCGATGACGCTTACGGCGCCATTGTCCATAAATTCTATTTGCCGCTTACGGCACTCCTCCAGAAATTTGAATTGGCCGTCATCAAAGGCGCGCTCGATGGCATTGGCTTCGGCAGTATGCGCATCGCCCGTTCCCTGGCAACCGTACAGACAGGCGAAGTGCAGCATTACGTGCGCGTGTCGTTTGTCGTCGTGGCGGCGGTCGTCATCATCCTCATGAGTCGGTGA
- a CDS encoding NADH-quinone oxidoreductase subunit I, translating into MSKRTFWSGAASLITGLGVTFRSMFRHKVTIQYPHEPVPVSGNYRGPVRLIADEINSEHKCIGCLACQRICPTHAIPVLTVAKNDQNKNYPVDFVIDDALCCFCGLCVDVCPTEALEHTRIGDMAATTQSLLRREILKDAHVTSENFPTNVGKREHPHA; encoded by the coding sequence ATGAGCAAGCGAACTTTTTGGTCCGGTGCGGCCAGTCTCATCACCGGCCTCGGCGTGACCTTCCGTAGCATGTTCCGGCACAAGGTTACGATTCAGTATCCTCACGAACCGGTGCCCGTGTCGGGCAACTATCGCGGTCCGGTGCGGCTGATTGCCGACGAAATCAACTCCGAGCACAAGTGCATCGGCTGCTTGGCCTGCCAGCGGATATGTCCGACGCATGCAATACCGGTGCTGACGGTCGCCAAGAACGACCAGAACAAGAACTATCCCGTGGACTTCGTGATTGACGACGCGCTCTGCTGCTTTTGCGGGCTGTGCGTTGACGTATGTCCGACGGAAGCGCTCGAGCACACCCGCATCGGTGACATGGCAGCGACGACGCAATCCCTGCTGCGCCGCGAGATTCTTAAAGATGCGCACGTCACGAGCGAGAATTTCCCCACGAACGTGGGCAAGCGGGAGCATCCGCATGCATGA
- a CDS encoding NADH-quinone oxidoreductase subunit M: MTIPILSLILLCPVVAVLLLFFVPDGRDKTVRWISLSFSVVAMFLSTWMFIAYDRAAAGFQFAEQYAWLPGLNSTYHVGVDGVGATLVLLNAIVMLTGVLTSFSIDFRVKEYFILFLLLVSGVFGSFICLDFLLFFIFFEVAVLPMYLLIGIWGSTNREYAALKLTLMLLAGSGLVFAGLIMTYYTSAVRSFDFLVLRDAGAFSSDFQYIVYPLMFLGFGTLAAVFPFHNWSPDGHVAAPTAVSMLHAGVLMKLGAYGVLRYGIELFPSGAQDWALVAGVMAAGGVVYGALVAAQQTDLKYMIGYSSVSHMGLVMFGLAAGTQMAINGAVYQMFSHGIMTALFFSAVGFFYEQTHSRNIFEYGGLARKAPWIATCFILAGLAGVGLPGLAGFPAEFMIFLGAYERFPLLTLIAVPSLVFGAFYMLRVLQRVFFGPEAGYTPKVHDIGAFNGSPRVLLAALIILFGVAPRLLSDVIAPYARELLK; encoded by the coding sequence ATGACGATCCCGATTCTCTCGCTGATTCTTCTTTGTCCCGTTGTCGCGGTTCTACTTCTCTTTTTTGTGCCAGACGGCCGCGACAAGACTGTGCGCTGGATTTCGCTGTCGTTTTCGGTGGTAGCGATGTTCCTGTCCACCTGGATGTTCATCGCCTATGATCGGGCGGCCGCGGGCTTTCAGTTTGCCGAGCAATACGCCTGGCTGCCGGGGCTGAACTCAACCTATCATGTCGGCGTGGACGGCGTCGGTGCGACACTTGTGCTGCTGAACGCAATTGTCATGCTGACAGGCGTGCTCACGTCGTTTAGCATTGACTTCCGTGTCAAAGAGTATTTCATACTTTTTCTCCTGCTGGTTTCCGGTGTATTCGGCAGCTTCATCTGTCTGGATTTCCTGCTGTTCTTCATCTTCTTTGAAGTTGCTGTGCTGCCGATGTACCTCTTAATCGGCATCTGGGGTTCGACCAACCGCGAATATGCGGCGTTGAAACTCACACTGATGTTGCTCGCCGGCAGCGGTCTGGTTTTCGCCGGTCTGATTATGACCTACTACACCAGTGCCGTGCGATCGTTCGATTTTCTGGTACTGCGTGACGCCGGTGCGTTCTCCTCCGACTTCCAGTACATCGTCTATCCGCTGATGTTCCTCGGATTCGGTACTTTGGCCGCGGTCTTCCCGTTCCACAACTGGTCTCCCGACGGTCACGTCGCGGCGCCGACAGCGGTTTCGATGCTGCATGCCGGTGTACTGATGAAACTTGGCGCCTACGGCGTGCTGCGTTATGGCATCGAGCTGTTCCCCAGCGGCGCGCAGGATTGGGCGTTGGTGGCGGGGGTCATGGCGGCGGGCGGTGTGGTCTACGGTGCGTTGGTCGCTGCCCAGCAGACCGACCTGAAGTACATGATCGGCTACTCGTCGGTTTCACACATGGGTCTGGTGATGTTCGGGCTGGCCGCCGGGACGCAGATGGCGATCAATGGCGCGGTCTACCAGATGTTTTCGCACGGCATTATGACGGCCCTGTTCTTCTCCGCAGTCGGCTTCTTCTACGAGCAGACGCACTCGCGCAACATTTTTGAGTATGGCGGCCTGGCGCGTAAAGCGCCGTGGATCGCCACCTGTTTCATTCTTGCCGGACTGGCGGGCGTCGGTCTGCCGGGTCTGGCAGGATTTCCGGCCGAGTTCATGATCTTCCTCGGCGCCTACGAGCGTTTCCCGCTGTTGACGCTGATTGCTGTTCCGAGTCTGGTGTTCGGCGCATTCTATATGTTGCGCGTACTGCAGCGCGTATTTTTCGGTCCGGAGGCGGGTTACACGCCGAAGGTACATGATATCGGCGCGTTCAACGGTTCGCCCCGCGTTCTGCTTGCCGCACTCATCATTCTTTTTGGCGTCGCACCGCGCTTGCTGTCTGATGTCATCGCACCTTATGCGCGGGAGTTACTGAAATGA
- a CDS encoding NADH-quinone oxidoreductase subunit J: MHDFLFLTGGSLALAGGLLAIIARNLFHAALGLALTLVGTAGLFIPLGGELISVVQVLVYLGAVAIAIIFILMLSPPFYLKRPHRSSLKIGMAIGTVAIFAVPLYRAISSTCAITDHAAQTPTVAQIGRALLTEFVFPFEIISVLLTVAIIGAIVLARDLPEDADIRHDAPTSGEDVK, encoded by the coding sequence ATGCATGACTTTCTGTTTTTGACCGGCGGAAGCCTTGCGTTGGCCGGCGGCCTGTTGGCCATTATTGCCCGAAATCTGTTTCACGCGGCGCTTGGGTTGGCTCTGACGCTTGTGGGCACGGCAGGTTTGTTCATTCCGCTCGGCGGAGAGCTGATTTCGGTTGTACAGGTATTGGTGTATCTTGGCGCAGTCGCGATCGCGATTATCTTCATCCTGATGTTGTCGCCGCCGTTCTACTTGAAACGGCCTCATCGAAGTTCGCTCAAGATTGGCATGGCAATTGGAACTGTCGCAATTTTCGCCGTTCCGCTCTACCGGGCGATCAGCAGTACGTGCGCGATAACGGATCACGCGGCGCAGACGCCTACGGTAGCTCAGATCGGGCGCGCCTTACTGACTGAGTTTGTCTTTCCCTTTGAAATCATCTCCGTGCTGTTGACCGTTGCGATCATCGGCGCGATCGTGCTCGCGCGCGATCTGCCCGAGGATGCCGACATCCGGCACGACGCACCCACCTCAGGCGAGGACGTGAAGTGA
- a CDS encoding YfhL family 4Fe-4S dicluster ferredoxin: MALHIDETCINCGACEPVCPTKAITEGPDIFVIDPNTCVECIGHHPEPQCVKVCPVDCIHKAA; encoded by the coding sequence ATGGCACTGCACATTGACGAAACCTGCATCAACTGCGGCGCTTGCGAACCCGTCTGCCCGACCAAGGCCATCACCGAAGGTCCGGACATTTTTGTGATTGATCCGAACACCTGCGTAGAGTGCATCGGACACCACCCCGAACCGCAATGCGTGAAGGTCTGCCCGGTGGACTGCATCCACAAAGCCGCCTGA
- the nuoH gene encoding NADH-quinone oxidoreductase subunit NuoH, which yields MSIVEVLIRLVIAFGAVITFVTINALFLVWLERKVSAVIQNRMGPTEVGPFGLLQTIADAVKLLGKEMITPTAVDRWTFFLAPVIAFLPAPLLVAAIPIAEGVGVSDLNVGALYLLAVSNIAFIGILMAGWASNNKYSLLGAVRAVAQNVSYEIPMLLAVLTVILMAGSLKLSEIVAAQSPIPYIVYQPIAFIIYFICSIAESNRTPFDLPEAESELVAGYHTEFTGMRFALFFLAEYTQVFVLAAIITLFFLGGWNGPVLPGWIWFMLKTYLVVFVVMWLRWTYPRLRSDQLMNFNWRVLLPVAIVNLLISTFIYRGQF from the coding sequence ATGAGCATTGTGGAAGTTTTGATCCGGCTCGTCATCGCATTCGGCGCTGTCATCACGTTTGTGACGATTAACGCGCTGTTCCTCGTGTGGCTGGAGCGCAAAGTATCGGCGGTTATTCAGAACCGCATGGGTCCAACCGAAGTCGGACCGTTCGGTCTGCTGCAGACGATTGCTGACGCGGTGAAACTGCTGGGCAAAGAGATGATCACGCCCACCGCCGTTGACCGTTGGACGTTTTTCCTCGCACCAGTGATTGCCTTTCTCCCGGCGCCATTGCTGGTCGCTGCAATTCCAATCGCGGAAGGCGTCGGTGTTTCGGACCTGAATGTCGGAGCGCTCTACCTGCTCGCCGTGTCGAATATCGCTTTCATCGGCATCCTGATGGCAGGTTGGGCGTCAAACAACAAGTACTCGCTGCTCGGTGCGGTACGCGCCGTGGCCCAGAACGTCAGCTACGAAATTCCGATGTTGCTGGCCGTGCTGACTGTTATTCTGATGGCCGGATCGCTCAAGCTGAGCGAGATTGTCGCCGCGCAATCGCCGATTCCCTATATAGTCTATCAGCCGATAGCATTCATTATCTATTTTATTTGCAGTATCGCCGAATCCAACCGCACACCGTTTGACCTTCCCGAAGCCGAGTCCGAACTGGTCGCGGGTTACCACACCGAATTCACGGGGATGCGCTTCGCACTCTTCTTCCTGGCAGAGTATACGCAGGTCTTCGTTCTCGCCGCCATTATTACCTTGTTCTTCCTCGGCGGTTGGAACGGTCCGGTGCTACCCGGGTGGATCTGGTTCATGCTGAAGACCTACCTCGTGGTGTTTGTGGTCATGTGGCTGCGCTGGACCTATCCGCGGCTGCGCTCCGACCAACTCATGAACTTCAACTGGCGCGTGCTGCTGCCCGTCGCGATTGTGAATCTGCTCATTTCGACCTTTATCTATCGGGGGCAGTTCTGA
- a CDS encoding NADH-quinone oxidoreductase subunit N, with amino-acid sequence MMLPLLPEWSCLLAILVLFFATLIDKLSDTTARRLSLVMGVVIIAAAFMARGEQGMLFADSYRVDSYSQFFKLLIGIGLFANALLGWPLRTLPQAQRSEYYLLFFSAGLGMMLLAGAFNFLVLYVAMELLSYSLYVMVGMRRARTESIESSIKYIIIGAAASAIGLFGVSYIYGATGSLNFDALINGLRSGTTSQELLLPGLVMVLSSFLFKLAAFPFHAWAPDAYESASSPVAMFLASVSKLAGIAVLFRLTYMVKPFLPAFEIVIGILAIVTMTFGNFVAFRQTSVKRLFAYSSIAQAGYLMIGMIGFGDSSPTAVVFYSVIYLLMNLVVFSVVLELERAKEDPTLESFQGLYRRNALIAMALLVSLFSLAGVPPLAGFFGKWLLFSSAAQGGHMWFVVLAILNSVVSLYYYLFLVKAAYFGEPPANFEKPQSSTTRWAILVTTIFIALLGIYPRVLTEYISGLDLSRALLP; translated from the coding sequence ATGATGCTTCCGCTTCTTCCCGAATGGTCATGTTTGCTGGCGATTCTGGTCCTGTTTTTTGCTACTCTAATTGACAAGCTCAGCGACACGACCGCCCGCCGGTTGTCATTGGTGATGGGCGTCGTTATCATCGCAGCGGCGTTCATGGCGCGCGGCGAGCAGGGGATGCTGTTCGCAGACAGCTATCGCGTAGATTCCTATTCGCAGTTCTTCAAACTCTTGATCGGCATCGGCTTGTTTGCCAATGCCTTGCTTGGCTGGCCGTTGCGCACTCTGCCTCAGGCACAGCGCAGCGAGTATTATCTGCTATTCTTCTCGGCCGGACTGGGGATGATGCTCCTGGCGGGTGCTTTCAATTTCCTTGTCCTGTACGTGGCGATGGAGCTGCTTTCCTATTCACTATATGTGATGGTTGGCATGCGCCGGGCGCGCACGGAGTCCATCGAGAGTTCGATCAAGTATATCATCATTGGCGCCGCCGCCAGTGCAATCGGCCTATTCGGCGTCAGCTACATCTACGGGGCGACAGGCAGCTTGAACTTCGATGCGCTCATCAACGGTCTGCGGAGCGGTACAACTTCGCAAGAGCTGCTTCTGCCGGGCCTAGTCATGGTGCTTAGCTCGTTCCTGTTCAAGCTCGCTGCGTTCCCATTTCATGCTTGGGCGCCCGACGCCTACGAGAGCGCGTCATCACCGGTAGCGATGTTTCTTGCATCGGTATCGAAGCTCGCCGGTATCGCGGTGCTGTTTCGCCTGACCTACATGGTCAAGCCGTTCCTGCCCGCGTTTGAAATCGTGATTGGCATTTTGGCGATTGTGACGATGACTTTTGGCAACTTCGTCGCGTTCAGACAGACGTCGGTCAAGCGGTTATTCGCCTATTCGAGCATCGCCCAGGCCGGCTACCTGATGATCGGCATGATCGGTTTCGGCGACAGCTCGCCGACCGCGGTCGTGTTCTATTCGGTCATTTATCTTCTGATGAATCTTGTGGTCTTCTCTGTCGTGCTGGAACTCGAACGCGCCAAAGAGGACCCGACGCTCGAGAGTTTTCAAGGTCTTTATCGCCGCAACGCATTAATCGCGATGGCGCTGCTCGTGTCGCTGTTCTCGTTGGCCGGAGTGCCGCCATTGGCGGGTTTTTTTGGTAAGTGGCTGCTGTTTTCAAGCGCGGCCCAGGGCGGCCACATGTGGTTTGTCGTGCTGGCGATCTTGAACAGCGTCGTTTCGCTCTACTACTACCTGTTTCTGGTCAAAGCGGCCTACTTCGGCGAACCCCCTGCGAATTTCGAAAAGCCGCAGAGCTCAACCACGCGCTGGGCGATTCTCGTGACCACGATCTTCATTGCGCTGCTCGGCATCTATCCGCGCGTGCTGACTGAGTACATAAGCGGGCTCGACTTGTCGCGCGCGCTGCTTCCCTGA